In Spirobacillus cienkowskii, a genomic segment contains:
- a CDS encoding site-specific DNA-methyltransferase, whose product MVSLNFNGKNECFEIAFKKPLFEFYERTTNYKLTNEILKNENILIKCDNLETLKYIKKLNFKFDIIYIDPPYNSGLKFIYNDCFKEQNLDNNNDIWLNMMMPRLLLAREILDESGIMFVSIDEREFASLTILMREIFGRENHIGTLKWRKKRKPSFLNKHISHVIEYILVFSSHKGKLLKLIGKELTEKNRPVLNSSNIISNRILKKNTIAKCPDGTYLKGEYINRTLKIHLDSDATILNGKLLNDVHVKGRFRVSQEILDNCVFITKNFGLRRKVLKDEIKFKQATDDLTVDCESNEDGEFQLKKIFHGEKVFDFPKPVGLIKHLISMYQNPKSKIINCLDFFAGSATLAQAVHELNQYEVKYKFCCVQNEEAINNKIKNFTFKNVAEITEKRINLVEENNEIFPRCKIFSPICQNDE is encoded by the coding sequence GTGGTTAGTCTTAACTTCAATGGAAAAAATGAATGTTTTGAAATAGCTTTTAAAAAGCCTCTATTTGAATTTTACGAACGCACTACCAACTATAAACTAACAAATGAAATTCTCAAAAACGAAAATATTTTAATTAAATGCGATAATCTTGAAACACTTAAGTATATTAAAAAATTAAATTTTAAGTTTGACATTATTTATATTGATCCTCCTTATAATAGTGGCTTAAAGTTTATTTATAATGATTGCTTTAAAGAACAGAACTTGGATAACAATAACGATATTTGGTTAAATATGATGATGCCTAGACTTCTCCTCGCTCGTGAAATTCTTGATGAGAGTGGAATTATGTTTGTTTCAATTGATGAGCGAGAGTTTGCTAGTTTAACAATTCTTATGCGAGAAATTTTTGGCCGCGAAAATCATATTGGAACCCTCAAGTGGAGAAAAAAAAGAAAGCCATCTTTTTTAAATAAACATATTAGTCATGTAATAGAATATATTTTAGTATTTTCAAGTCACAAAGGTAAACTCCTAAAACTTATTGGAAAAGAGCTAACAGAAAAAAATCGCCCTGTGCTTAATAGTTCAAATATTATTTCTAATAGAATTTTAAAGAAAAATACTATAGCAAAATGTCCAGATGGAACTTATCTTAAAGGAGAATATATTAATAGAACTTTAAAAATACATTTAGACTCGGATGCAACTATATTAAATGGAAAACTTTTGAATGATGTTCATGTAAAGGGACGATTTAGAGTGTCTCAAGAAATTTTGGACAATTGCGTATTTATTACAAAAAATTTTGGTCTTAGAAGAAAAGTGTTAAAGGATGAGATAAAATTTAAACAAGCTACAGATGATCTTACTGTAGACTGCGAATCTAACGAAGATGGTGAATTTCAGTTAAAAAAAATTTTTCATGGAGAAAAAGTTTTTGACTTTCCAAAACCTGTAGGTTTAATTAAACATCTTATTTCAATGTATCAAAATCCCAAATCAAAAATAATTAATTGTTTAGACTTCTTTGCAGGAAGCGCTACTTTAGCACAAGCTGTACATGAGTTAAATCAATATGAAGTTAAATATAAATTTTGCTGTGTTCAAAATGAAGAAGCTATAAATAATAAAATTAAAAATTTTACTTTTAAAAATGTTGCTGAAATAACCGAAAAAAGAATTAATTTAGTTGAAGAAAACAATGAAATTTTTCCTAGATGCAAAATTTTCTCCCCAATTTGTCAAAATGATGAATAA
- a CDS encoding acyl-CoA thioesterase, whose amino-acid sequence MQNSIDSETTTVMTVLMTPDMANFSGKVHGGHILKLLDQVAYVCASRYSGSYVVTLSVDQVFFRNPIHVGELVTFFASINYTGKSSMEVGIRVIAENTKTRKFTHVLSSYITMVAVDENSKAIKVPDLVITTEKQKERYSAAQQRRALREQNWTK is encoded by the coding sequence ATGCAAAATTCAATAGACAGCGAAACAACTACTGTCATGACCGTTCTAATGACTCCTGATATGGCAAATTTTTCTGGAAAAGTTCATGGTGGTCATATTTTAAAATTACTAGATCAAGTTGCATATGTATGTGCATCTCGGTATTCAGGAAGTTATGTTGTAACTCTTTCTGTAGATCAAGTTTTTTTTCGCAATCCAATTCATGTTGGCGAGTTAGTTACTTTTTTTGCGAGTATAAACTACACTGGCAAGTCATCAATGGAGGTAGGAATTAGAGTTATAGCAGAAAATACGAAAACACGAAAATTTACTCATGTGCTATCAAGTTATATTACTATGGTAGCAGTTGATGAAAACTCAAAAGCAATTAAAGTTCCAGATTTAGTAATTACAACAGAAAAGCAAAAAGAACGCTATAGCGCCGCTCAACAAAGAAGGGCGCTACGGGAGCAAAATTGGACAAAATGA
- the asd gene encoding archaetidylserine decarboxylase (Phosphatidylserine decarboxylase is synthesized as a single chain precursor. Generation of the pyruvoyl active site from a Ser is coupled to cleavage of a Gly-Ser bond between the larger (beta) and smaller (alpha chains). It is an integral membrane protein.) — protein MFKSILGSTTKQIKVVKRESGEKFIEKVYGEDAMKIFYGNATATAFTEKFLTNKWISNIYGAYNDSGASKHKIEEFVNLMGINVSECEKDISEYNSFNDFFARKLQPRSRPINRSQNSIISPGDGRLLVYPKINETTISNIKWAPIKLIDLFNGNESLTERFKNGSCGILRLCPSDYHRFHFPISGKAGITKTIPGLLHSVNPYALEQKIPVYCLNKRTICELDSDMFGKVLIIEVGALFVGTIVQTYRPNMQVEKGDEKGFFKFGGSTCIFFFENGVMSFDDDIIKCSQEGFESLVQMGEQIGSLNEGKNNN, from the coding sequence ATGTTTAAATCGATATTAGGTAGTACAACAAAGCAAATTAAAGTTGTAAAACGAGAAAGTGGCGAGAAATTTATTGAAAAAGTATACGGCGAAGACGCAATGAAAATTTTTTATGGCAATGCAACAGCAACAGCATTTACTGAAAAATTTTTAACAAACAAATGGATTAGCAATATTTATGGTGCCTATAATGATTCAGGAGCAAGTAAACACAAAATTGAAGAATTTGTTAATTTAATGGGTATTAACGTATCAGAATGTGAAAAAGATATATCTGAATACAATTCTTTTAATGATTTTTTTGCAAGAAAGTTACAACCAAGATCGAGACCCATTAATAGATCACAAAACTCAATTATATCTCCTGGAGACGGTCGTCTATTAGTTTATCCAAAAATCAACGAAACAACTATCTCTAATATTAAATGGGCACCAATTAAGTTAATTGATTTATTTAATGGAAATGAAAGTTTAACTGAGCGATTTAAAAATGGTTCTTGTGGAATATTAAGACTTTGTCCGTCTGATTATCATAGATTTCATTTTCCAATTTCAGGTAAAGCAGGCATTACAAAAACCATTCCAGGATTACTGCATTCTGTAAATCCCTATGCGCTAGAACAAAAAATACCTGTATACTGCTTAAATAAAAGAACGATCTGTGAGTTAGATTCTGACATGTTTGGGAAAGTATTAATAATCGAAGTTGGGGCTTTATTTGTTGGAACTATTGTACAAACCTATAGGCCAAATATGCAAGTTGAAAAGGGTGACGAAAAAGGATTTTTTAAATTTGGTGGTAGTACATGTATTTTCTTTTTTGAAAATGGGGTGATGTCTTTTGATGATGATATAATTAAATGCTCTCAAGAAGGTTTTGAATCTTTGGTACAAATGGGAGAACAAATAGGATCATTAAATGAAGGGAAAAACAATAACTAA
- a CDS encoding S8 family serine peptidase, translating to MYCTKNISSIMLLSSVFFYSCNRKDSSVIESKILPHAVINEEPIFCTDINDNTKNPLAVYQWHLKNTGQSSFASEPGVPDEDINVENVLKNECLSGFGIHVAVVDSGLQLTHPSLVPNIVNNNRTKSINFRDNQLLHNDPSPIPDDDDDHGTMVGGIIAMRSNMGFGGSGIAPRAKLAGYNIINNELGVQIFQNFVDSLGGSDASKENDIFNMSYGDSNIRQIPLDDPIVLASTTVYRYGTRNLRNGKGAIYVKASGNGFSKISDDPESTMACMMAQNLNLSCQNSNMNIDNTLPEVITVGALNAKGKKTSYSTTGSSLWISAPGGEFGFDKDWLNEHFARFGHTINWEKLRPTLGEPAIITTDVAGSKFGLSKLISYEVTNYMDPKLKLNEIFRIRNAFNGGQVLDSNGVNLNSKFNYTNSMNGTSSATPVVSGSIALILEANPDLTWRDVKYILAKTATKVDPYFEGIKVKIYNDEEYQAEDGWVTNSAGFNFSNWYGFGRVNVENAVKLAKNYDVNLGEYIELPWHPVNGEIDPVDVQPGSLGYTHEFQQISEENNIKIESVRVEVTVESDFIGDVGFELTSPTGTKSIIWNIGNAFSFSESLINMPLQSNAFYGENAAGLWSLKVINSGFNSNSVKFKGARIQFSGSKSSI from the coding sequence ATGTATTGTACAAAAAATATTTCTTCGATAATGTTGCTTTCTTCTGTGTTTTTTTACTCATGCAACAGAAAAGACAGTTCAGTAATTGAATCAAAAATTTTGCCCCATGCTGTAATAAACGAAGAACCAATTTTTTGTACAGATATCAACGATAATACAAAAAATCCACTAGCTGTATATCAATGGCATTTAAAAAATACAGGTCAAAGTTCTTTTGCGTCAGAGCCAGGCGTCCCTGATGAGGATATAAATGTTGAAAATGTTTTAAAGAATGAATGCTTAAGTGGTTTTGGAATTCATGTTGCTGTAGTCGATTCAGGTTTGCAGTTAACGCATCCATCATTAGTTCCTAATATAGTAAATAATAATAGAACAAAATCAATTAATTTTAGAGATAATCAGTTATTACATAATGATCCTTCTCCAATTCCTGATGATGACGATGATCATGGCACAATGGTTGGTGGCATTATTGCAATGAGAAGTAACATGGGATTTGGAGGTTCTGGCATTGCTCCAAGAGCAAAATTGGCTGGGTATAATATTATAAATAACGAACTTGGTGTTCAAATTTTTCAAAACTTTGTTGATTCACTTGGCGGTTCTGATGCTTCAAAAGAAAATGATATTTTTAATATGAGTTATGGTGATAGTAATATACGCCAAATACCTTTAGACGATCCAATTGTTTTGGCTTCAACAACAGTTTATCGTTATGGCACAAGAAATTTAAGAAATGGAAAAGGTGCAATTTATGTTAAAGCTTCAGGCAATGGATTTAGTAAGATAAGTGATGATCCTGAATCTACTATGGCGTGTATGATGGCACAAAATCTCAATCTTTCCTGTCAAAATTCAAACATGAATATTGATAATACCCTTCCCGAAGTGATAACCGTTGGTGCATTAAATGCTAAGGGTAAAAAGACGAGCTATTCTACAACCGGTTCTTCATTGTGGATTAGTGCTCCTGGAGGAGAATTTGGATTTGATAAAGATTGGTTAAATGAGCATTTTGCAAGATTTGGTCATACAATTAATTGGGAAAAACTTCGACCAACTTTAGGGGAACCAGCAATAATTACAACAGATGTTGCAGGTTCAAAATTTGGTTTGAGTAAGTTAATCAGTTATGAAGTAACAAATTATATGGATCCCAAATTAAAATTAAATGAAATTTTTAGAATTAGAAACGCATTTAATGGTGGACAAGTTTTAGATAGTAATGGAGTAAATTTGAATTCAAAATTTAATTATACAAACTCAATGAATGGAACTTCATCTGCAACGCCTGTAGTATCTGGAAGTATAGCATTAATTTTAGAAGCAAATCCAGATTTAACTTGGAGAGATGTTAAATATATATTAGCAAAAACGGCAACAAAAGTTGATCCATATTTTGAAGGTATAAAGGTTAAAATTTATAATGATGAAGAGTATCAAGCAGAAGATGGATGGGTTACTAACTCAGCTGGGTTTAACTTTTCCAATTGGTATGGTTTTGGTCGAGTTAATGTTGAAAATGCTGTAAAATTAGCTAAAAATTATGATGTAAATTTAGGAGAATACATTGAACTACCATGGCATCCGGTTAATGGAGAAATTGATCCTGTAGATGTGCAACCAGGATCTTTAGGTTATACGCATGAATTTCAGCAAATTTCAGAAGAGAATAATATTAAAATAGAATCAGTTAGAGTTGAAGTTACTGTAGAAAGTGATTTTATAGGTGATGTCGGTTTTGAGTTGACTTCTCCAACTGGCACAAAGAGTATTATCTGGAATATAGGAAATGCGTTTTCATTTAGTGAGAGTTTAATAAATATGCCTTTGCAAAGTAACGCTTTCTATGGCGAAAATGCTGCTGGTTTGTGGAGTTTAAAAGTCATAAATAGTGGATTTAATTCAAATAGTGTTAAATTTAAAGGAGCTAGAATTCAGTTTTCAGGATCTAAAAGTTCAATTTAA
- a CDS encoding 5-formyltetrahydrofolate cyclo-ligase has translation MRKLNQLLGEEQLTKPVYERKKYLRKLLTQERKILYQKTHHQDWGTRQFFRSLELLNLDVTKLKKLQENNKINIACFFPIRCELDIASLADENWIFPKISENKNLKWFKLGKNLDNLIKNSIGIFELPEDMCFDYSFDMPKLICFLPGLAASQDGYRLGYGGGYYDIFLSKMKNHVTSILCLPSNDFVLDEIPFEDHDQKIDLIVW, from the coding sequence ATGAGAAAATTAAATCAGCTATTAGGCGAAGAACAGCTAACTAAGCCAGTTTATGAAAGAAAGAAGTATTTAAGAAAATTACTTACTCAAGAAAGAAAAATTCTTTATCAAAAAACTCATCACCAAGATTGGGGAACAAGACAGTTCTTTAGATCTTTGGAATTACTTAATTTAGATGTAACAAAATTAAAAAAATTACAAGAAAATAATAAAATAAATATAGCTTGTTTTTTCCCTATTAGGTGTGAGTTAGATATTGCATCCTTAGCGGATGAAAATTGGATTTTTCCTAAAATTTCTGAAAATAAAAATCTCAAGTGGTTTAAGCTAGGAAAAAATTTAGATAATTTAATAAAAAATAGCATTGGTATTTTTGAATTACCAGAAGATATGTGTTTTGATTATTCATTTGATATGCCTAAATTGATATGTTTTTTGCCTGGTTTGGCAGCCTCTCAAGATGGTTATAGACTTGGATATGGAGGAGGGTATTATGATATTTTTTTAAGTAAAATGAAAAATCATGTTACATCAATACTTTGCCTACCTTCTAATGATTTTGTTTTAGATGAAATACCCTTCGAAGATCATGATCAAAAAATTGATTTAATTGTTTGGTAA
- a CDS encoding GNAT family N-acetyltransferase, with product MKGKTITNKDKVAEYFRDFNVSIDEIKLLTDICFQKKDYIQNFPQVFDIQNKEYLFCIKHQNKLASFCSLYPYSFSFNNTRLSAYCIGSVCTHPKMRNLGLAQFALNLAEEKAKENSADFVFLFADNQKLYSYLNYKYAGQMFLAPIGSYHSGKKNLNSLIDTIKNIENKYCISDYSFMYFKNISEINFQEKSSIWRFIVKNAPRSETILSFLEFLSIVKIKNMSVYILCKENKIVSLCFLDKGDDFQNVIHSPYFIKTEFIVILLYNILATLQNNNLIFFPGSNQNEFKDIFDFLKTPSLSIKSLDEKKFPTNELINLCTKNSLFVSSLQGT from the coding sequence ATGAAGGGAAAAACAATAACTAATAAAGATAAAGTGGCAGAATATTTTCGGGATTTTAATGTTTCAATTGACGAAATCAAATTGCTGACTGATATTTGTTTTCAAAAAAAAGATTATATTCAAAACTTTCCTCAAGTTTTTGATATACAAAATAAGGAATATTTATTTTGTATTAAACACCAAAATAAGCTTGCATCATTTTGTTCACTTTATCCATATTCATTTAGTTTTAATAACACAAGGCTCAGCGCTTACTGTATTGGAAGTGTCTGCACTCATCCAAAAATGAGAAATCTTGGCCTAGCACAATTTGCTTTAAATCTAGCCGAAGAAAAAGCTAAAGAAAACTCGGCGGATTTTGTTTTTTTATTTGCTGATAATCAAAAATTATATTCTTATTTAAACTATAAATACGCAGGGCAAATGTTTCTAGCCCCAATTGGAAGCTATCATTCAGGAAAAAAAAATCTTAATTCATTAATTGATACAATTAAGAATATAGAAAATAAGTATTGCATAAGCGATTATTCTTTTATGTATTTTAAAAATATTTCAGAGATTAATTTTCAAGAAAAATCTAGCATATGGAGATTTATTGTTAAAAACGCCCCAAGAAGCGAAACAATATTATCTTTTTTAGAATTTTTAAGCATAGTAAAAATTAAAAACATGTCAGTTTATATACTTTGTAAAGAAAATAAAATTGTTTCATTGTGTTTTTTAGACAAAGGAGATGACTTTCAAAATGTTATTCACTCTCCGTATTTTATAAAAACAGAATTTATAGTAATTTTACTTTATAATATTTTAGCAACTTTACAAAATAATAATTTGATTTTCTTTCCAGGATCAAATCAAAATGAGTTTAAAGATATATTTGATTTTTTAAAAACTCCTTCGCTGTCAATTAAATCACTCGATGAAAAAAAATTTCCTACAAATGAATTAATTAACTTATGTACTAAAAATTCACTATTCGTCAGTAGTTTACAGGGAACTTAG
- a CDS encoding MotA/TolQ/ExbB proton channel family protein, with translation MLNDIFLMYRNGEIIPFIILAFVAVGYIIIFEKFIVLQFVYRINFEKFNSSMKRMLAANDMERARSFTKATSRTSVPMLTLKAIEAYENDPMRVRSIVSEESLRFFPRIRRRINQLPNLAAACVLLGAIATVQGIWTSFRMVEGLELGIKSFAFSAGLSHALLPLAISLVSAVLLMLPFGILDAIAWRLEAEMEHSLCVILNILAPEMQPMFTGGVLAQENQGSASDNFDNDSSNFSESKRESKGRRDDSSEAGLQEIPDEEEII, from the coding sequence ATGCTCAATGATATTTTTTTAATGTATCGAAATGGTGAAATTATTCCATTTATTATTTTAGCCTTTGTAGCAGTAGGATATATTATTATTTTTGAAAAATTCATTGTCCTACAATTTGTTTACAGAATTAATTTTGAAAAATTTAATTCTTCAATGAAAAGAATGCTTGCTGCAAATGATATGGAAAGAGCAAGAAGCTTTACAAAAGCAACATCAAGAACCTCTGTTCCAATGCTAACTTTAAAGGCAATTGAAGCTTATGAAAATGACCCAATGCGGGTGCGCTCTATTGTTTCTGAAGAAAGTTTAAGGTTTTTTCCGAGAATTCGCAGACGTATTAATCAATTACCGAATCTCGCTGCAGCTTGTGTTTTACTTGGTGCAATTGCTACTGTTCAAGGTATTTGGACCTCTTTTAGAATGGTTGAAGGATTAGAATTAGGAATAAAAAGTTTTGCTTTTTCAGCTGGTCTTTCTCATGCTTTACTTCCTTTAGCGATTTCACTTGTTTCTGCAGTATTGTTAATGTTGCCTTTTGGAATTCTTGATGCAATTGCGTGGCGACTTGAAGCTGAAATGGAACATAGTCTTTGCGTAATTTTAAATATTTTAGCACCTGAAATGCAACCAATGTTTACTGGAGGAGTTTTGGCACAAGAAAATCAAGGAAGCGCGTCGGATAACTTTGATAACGATAGTTCAAACTTTAGCGAAAGTAAACGAGAGTCGAAAGGAAGACGAGATGATAGTTCAGAAGCAGGTTTACAAGAGATTCCTGACGAAGAAGAAATTATCTAG
- a CDS encoding S8 family serine peptidase, whose translation MHKILNFLLFKLFILISCTEKDKNVLVNDKNKIFLLDNYCTNIDDYEKNPLSKYQWHLKNIGQTAFSSEGGVIGEDINIYSVLKEECLSGKGIYVGVIDSGLQIGHPSLLPNIDNRPKKSKTWSLNFRLGSYASNDPSPLQTAKSDHGTMVAGIIGMRSNLGFGGTGVAPRVNLAGYNVINHSLQTFQNFLDSLGLSEASKGNDIFNMSYGLKNIRQIEYSSSSIKSAQSAIKYGTQFLRNKRGAIYIKASGNGFSNLGNYLDSCTIANRLEVSCQNSNMNYENTLYEVITVGAVNAKGIKSSYSTTGSSLWISAPGGEFGVDKMWVEKLYQQNDEDIIWSNQKKSIGEPAIVTTDVSGQRNGYSRRITYKDPDEIFDVGNSFNACEVNENSKCDYTNSMNGSSAAAPIVSGSVALILEKNPILSWRDIKYILAKTAKKVDSNFKGIKIKVNDNLEYLLDQGWITNKAGFTFSNWYGFGVIDVEKAVEFAKNYNFRFPQFIEKNWISNTSEVNLSSNFGFFQTEIHIPKNESLNIESIQIRVSIESQYIGDVSLELISPQGTKNIIWHAGNAFTSNGNLDDMQMLSNAFYGEKSYGIWKLNVINTGIHKKNLKFKQWKLKVSGH comes from the coding sequence ATGCACAAGATTTTAAATTTTTTGTTATTTAAACTTTTTATTTTAATTTCTTGTACAGAAAAAGATAAAAATGTATTGGTAAATGATAAAAATAAAATATTTTTACTAGATAATTATTGCACAAATATTGATGATTATGAAAAAAATCCACTCTCAAAATATCAATGGCATTTAAAAAATATTGGTCAAACTGCTTTTTCATCAGAGGGAGGAGTTATTGGTGAGGATATCAATATTTACTCTGTCTTAAAGGAAGAATGTTTAAGTGGAAAAGGTATTTATGTAGGAGTCATTGACTCTGGTTTGCAAATTGGTCATCCATCGTTATTGCCGAATATTGATAATCGACCAAAAAAATCAAAAACTTGGTCATTAAATTTTAGGCTTGGATCTTATGCTTCAAATGATCCATCTCCTTTGCAAACTGCAAAATCAGATCATGGAACAATGGTAGCGGGAATAATTGGTATGCGCAGTAATTTGGGTTTTGGAGGTACAGGTGTTGCTCCTCGAGTGAATCTTGCTGGTTATAATGTTATTAATCATAGCTTGCAAACTTTCCAAAATTTTCTTGACTCTTTAGGCTTGTCAGAAGCTTCAAAAGGAAATGATATTTTCAATATGAGTTATGGACTTAAAAATATAAGGCAAATTGAATACAGTTCATCATCAATTAAATCTGCTCAATCTGCAATAAAATATGGAACCCAATTTTTAAGAAATAAAAGAGGTGCAATTTATATAAAAGCTTCTGGGAATGGGTTTTCAAATTTAGGTAATTATCTTGATTCTTGTACTATCGCTAACCGGCTTGAAGTTTCATGTCAAAATTCAAACATGAACTATGAAAATACCTTGTATGAAGTTATTACTGTCGGAGCTGTTAATGCTAAAGGAATAAAATCGTCGTATTCAACTACAGGTTCATCACTTTGGATTTCTGCTCCTGGCGGAGAATTTGGAGTTGATAAAATGTGGGTAGAAAAATTATATCAACAAAACGATGAAGATATAATTTGGTCTAACCAAAAAAAATCTATAGGTGAGCCAGCAATTGTAACTACTGATGTGAGTGGACAAAGAAACGGTTATAGCAGAAGAATTACTTACAAAGATCCTGATGAAATATTTGATGTTGGAAATTCATTTAATGCATGTGAAGTTAATGAAAATTCTAAATGTGATTATACAAATTCAATGAATGGCTCATCGGCTGCAGCGCCAATTGTTTCTGGCAGTGTTGCACTTATATTAGAAAAAAATCCTATTTTGAGCTGGCGAGATATAAAATATATACTTGCAAAAACCGCAAAAAAGGTTGACTCAAATTTTAAAGGTATTAAAATTAAAGTAAACGATAATTTAGAATATTTATTAGATCAAGGATGGATAACTAATAAAGCAGGTTTTACTTTTTCAAATTGGTATGGCTTTGGAGTCATTGATGTTGAGAAGGCGGTTGAATTTGCTAAAAATTATAACTTTAGATTTCCCCAATTTATTGAAAAAAATTGGATTTCTAATACTAGTGAAGTCAATTTGTCTAGTAATTTTGGATTTTTTCAAACTGAAATACATATTCCAAAAAATGAATCACTCAATATTGAGTCTATTCAGATTAGAGTTAGTATTGAAAGTCAATATATTGGAGATGTTTCATTAGAATTAATATCGCCTCAAGGAACTAAAAATATAATTTGGCATGCTGGAAATGCTTTTACATCTAATGGCAATTTAGATGATATGCAAATGTTATCAAATGCTTTTTATGGAGAAAAAAGTTATGGTATATGGAAACTTAATGTTATTAACACAGGAATTCATAAAAAAAATCTAAAGTTTAAACAATGGAAACTTAAAGTTTCTGGTCATTAG